CGCTGCAGTGGCGCTACAGCGGCACGCAGACGATCAGCGGCAGCTGGAACGCCAGCGTGACGCAGCAGGGCCAGCAGGTCACCGCCAGCAACCCGGCCGGCCACTGGAACGGCACGATCGCGCCCAACGGCGGTAGTGTGAGCTTCGGCTTCAACCTGGCCTACAGCGGCAGCAACCCGGCTCCGACCAGCTTCACGCTCAACGGCCAGCTCTGCGGCGGCAGCGGCACGCCCAGCCCAACGCCCAGCCCGAGCCCGTCGCCGAGCCCGTCGCCGAGCCCGTCGCCCAGCCCAACGCCGCGACCCAGCGCGACGCCAACACCCAGCCCGTCACCAAGTCCGTCGCCGAGCCCGTCGCCCTCACCGCCTCCTCCATCTGGAGGAAACCTGCCGCCGGAGGGGCACCAGGACAACCCCTTCGTCGGGGCACAGGGCTACCTCAACCCCGACTACGTCGCGCAGGTCGAGGCCCAGGCCGCCCAGACCGGCGGCTCCCTCGGCGCCGCCATGCGCCAGGTCGCGCGCTATCCCACCGCCGTCTGGCTCGACCGCATTGGCGCCATCACCGCCGGCCGTGGCCTGCGCGGCCACCTCGACGCCGCCCTCGCCCAGCAGCAGCGCAGCGGCCAGCGCGTCGTGCTCACCCTGGTGATCTACAACCTGCCCAACCGCGACTGCTCCGCCCTGGCCTCCAACGGTGAGCTGCTCATCGCCGAGAACGGCCTGGCGCGCTACCGCAGTGAGTACATCGACCCGATCGTCGCCATCCTCAGTGAGCCGCAGTACGCCAGTCTGCGCATCGCGGCGATCATCGAGCCCGACTCGCTGCCCAACCTGGTCACCAACCTCAGCAAGCCTAAGTGTGCCGAAGCCAACAGCACCGGCGCCTATGTCGAGGGCATCCGCTACGCCATCGACCGTCTGCACACCCTCAGCAACGTCTATCTCTACCTCGACATCGCCCACTCCGGCTGGCTGGGCTGGGACAGCAACTTCCGTCCGGCTGTCGACCTCTACACCCAGGTCGTGCAGGGCACCCGCGACGGGCTGCGCAGCATCGATGGCTTCATCACCAACACCGCCAACTACACCCCGCTGGACGAGCCCTTCCTGCCCGATTCAAGCCTCACCGTCGCCGGGCAGCCGGTGCGCGCCGCCAGCTTCTATGAGTGGAACCCCTACCTGGATGAGCGCGACTTCGCCACCGCGCTGCGCCAGGCCTTCCTGGCCAAGGGCTTTCCCAGCAGCATCGGTATGCTGGTCGATACCTCGCGCAACGGCTGGGGCGGCAGCGCGCGCCCGACCCGCGTCAGCAGTGCCAGCGACCTCAATACCTACGTCAATGAGTCGCGCATCGACCGCCGGCCACACCGCGGCGGGTGGTGCAATCAGGCGGGCGCGGGCATCGGCGAGCGGCCGACGGCGGCGCCGGCGCCGGGCTTCGACGCGTGGGTGTGGGTCAAGCCGCCGGGGGAGTCGGACGGGGTGAGCCAGGACGGGATCGTAGACCCGACCGACCCCAACAAGCGCTTCGACGCCATGTGCGACCCAAGCGCGCGCAGTACCTACAACTCGGCCTACCCGACCAACGCGTTGCCCAACGCGCCGCATGCCGGGCGCTGGTTCCCGGAGCAGTTCGCCATGCTCGTCCAGAACGCCTATCCCGTGCTGGAACCGTAGCGTAGCGCCGGGCCTGGTGGTGCGTCGTAGCTCGTGACGCACCACCAGGCCCCTTTGCTGAGAGCGTTTCCAAGAAAAACCCGCGCTCGATCGATGCGTAGAGGATTATGACCTAGCCTTGATCACATCTTTGATAGAAATTACCTTTGTTTTGATCATTCTTTTATACCAGCCCTGCTATAGTGGAAGCGCTCTTGGGATCGGTTCCAAACCGTAGCGCTGTTCTGAGCAGGCTATAGGTTCGCACCAAGGAGGTGATCGCCGCCACGTTGTCGGATCGCATTCGTCGCACAATGGTTGGTCAGGTACGTTCTTCATGTGGAGCAGAGGCCTATGCTGAAACGCAACTGGACGGTTGTTAGCCTACTGGTTATTCTGACGCTCATTCTGGCCGGGTGCAATACTGCGCCCAGTGGCACGGCGGCTTCCCCGTCACCGGTCGCGCAGGCATCACCGGAGGCCAGCCCATCACCGGAGGCCAGCCCATCACCGGAGGCCAGCCCATCACCGGAGGCTAGCCCGACGCCGGAACCGAGTCCATCGCCAGAACCATCACCGGAGGCCAGCCCATCACCGCCACCGACCACCGGTCGCACCTCGAACTACGACTCGGCGGCGCAAAAGATCACCATGTGGTTCATGCCCAACGGCGCCGAACCGCTGAAGTATGTGGCGACCGAGGCGGAAGCCTTTGCCAAGGCCAACCCCGACATCGGCATCGACTACCAGTTGGTTGACTGGGGCAATGCCTACAACCAGATCCAGACCGCGCTGCAGGGCGGTTCGGATGCCTGCATCACCCAGCTGGGTACGACCTGGGTTCCCGGCTTTGCCGCTACCGGTGGACTACGCCCCTTCACCGAGGCTGAAATCCAGGCTGTTGGTGGCAAGGACGCTTTTGTTGCGGCCTCCTGGCGGGCTACCGGTATCGAGGGTAGTAATGAGGTGGTAGCGCTGCCCTGGATCGTCGATATTCGTGCGATCGCCTATCGCAAGGATATCTTCGAGAAGGCCGGGATCAACCCGGAGGAAGCCTTCAAGGATCTGGCCTCGTTTGAGGCAGCACTTCACAAGATCAAGGATGCCAACCTGGGCATCGCGCCCTTTGTCCACCCCGGTCGCAATGACTGGAACGTCTGGCAGAACGCGGCCATGTTTATGTGGAACTATGGCGGCGATCTGCTGACGCCCGACAACAAGCAGGCGGCCTTCAACTCGGACGAATCCGTTGCCGGTGTCCAGCAGTTGGTCAGCTTCTGGCCCAAGGGCCTAACACCCGAGGACACGCTGGAGCTCAACTCGGCACAGGCCGAGCAGCGCTTCGGCGAGGGCCAGGCTGCGACGATCATGGGCGCCTCCTACCTGATCAGCTCGGCGCGCGCGCCCAAGGATAGTGGTGGCTGGACCAACGACGATGCGCGCAACAACCTGGCCTTCGCCGAGTTCCCGGCGGGACCGGGCGGGCAGTACACCTTCGCCGGCGGTAGCCAGCTGGCGATCTTCAAGGATTGCCCGCATCCGGAGGCGGCGGTGAAGTTCGTGCAGTACCTGGTCGGCAAGGAGTCGCAGGCGCGCTACAACGCGGCCACCGGCTTCCTGCCACCACTGAAGGCCGCGCAGGACGATCCGGCCTTCAACGATCCGCTCTGGGAGGTCTTCAAGCGCGCCGGCCCGAAGGGCAAGAGCGCGCCGGCGGTGGTGCAGTGGGGCGGCATCGAGAACGCGCTGCAGAGCGAACTGCAGGCGCTGTGGGAGGACGTTGCCGCCTCGCCTGGGAAGCCGCTGACCAAGGAGCAGATCAAGGCGCGGCTTGACGCGGCGGCTGAAACCGTCAACGAGCTCCTCAGCCAATAGGTCTCCCTCTGTTGCCCGGCACAGCGGCACCACGCCGTGCCGCTGTGCCACTCCTATCGATCGACTGGTGGCCCGGAAAGGTACAAGGTTATGCTACCCACTGTGCAACGCGTCGTGACGCACGGAGCAACCTTCCGTCAACGGCTGCGTCGCGATCGCATCGCCTACCTGTTTATCGCACCAGCGGTGCTGATGATGCTGCTGGTGCACATTATTCCTACGCTCCAGGGCTTGTACATGTCGTTGCTGGACGTGCGCCAGGAGACGCTGCGCCTCTACCTGCGCGCGCCCTTTGTCGGCCTGCGGCACTACCACAACATTCTGGAAGGGTTGATCTTCGGCGGCGGCAACGCCAACATTCGCGGCCTGGCCCAGGCGACGCGCAACTCACTCTGGTTTACGCTCTGGCTCAACGTTGGCACGGTTGGGCTGGGCCTGGTGCTGGCGCTGCTGCTCAACCGCAAGTTTCGCGGTCGGGGCCTGGCGCGCACGCTGGTCTTGCTGCCCTGGATCGTGCCGAGCTTCGTGGTGGGCCTGATCTGGCGCTTCATCTGGCTGCAGCGCGGCGGCCTGGCCAATCAGATTCTGGTGGAGTGGCTCGGCCTCGTCGATCGGCCCATCCAGTGGCTGTTGCTGGAGAACACACGCTGGGCCTTGCTGCTGCCGGCGGTCTGGCGCAACGTCCCCTTTACCGCGCTCCTGCTGTTGGCCGGTCTGCAGGTGATCCCCGGTGATCTGTATGAAGCGGCACAGGTCGATGGCGCCAACGCCTGGCAACGCTTCCGCTACATCACCCTGCCGATGCTCAAGCCCAATCTCGCGGTGATCGTCATGTTCGGGGTGGTCTTCAACCTGTTCGGCTTCGGTCCCTACAACATCGCGACCTCGATGTTCGGTAGCACCAACCATGGACGCTATGCCGAGCTGCTGATCCCGGCGATTGCCCGGCAGACCTTCAGCAACCAACTATACAGCTATGGCGCGGCCGCCTCGGTGCTGATGATGATCCTGGCGATGCTGTTCATCCTTGCCTGGTACCGCATCTTCCGCAACGCGCTGACCGTGAACTGAGAGAGGTTGGGTATGGCAACCCTGCGTTCAGCGGCACGACCCCACCCCACCGCGCTGCGCGGTCTGCGCCTGCGACGCGCCCTGACCGAACGCCTCTTGGATCTGCTGTTGATCCTTCTGTTGGGGTTGATGCTGCTGCCCCTGCTGTTTATGGTGGTGAGCTCGTTCAAAAGCAGCGACGAGTTTCTCACCGGCAGATTTTTTCCGGCCGAATGGCGCTTCAGCAACTATCGCGAGATGTGGCAACGCGCCCAGTTCAGCGGCTACTTCTTGAATAGCCTGATCGTTTGTACAACCACAACTGTGGTGGCCACGTTTCTGGCGGCCCTGGTTGGCTATGCCCTCTCGCGCTTCCGCTTCCCCGGCGC
This is a stretch of genomic DNA from Kallotenue papyrolyticum. It encodes these proteins:
- a CDS encoding sugar ABC transporter substrate-binding protein, whose amino-acid sequence is MLKRNWTVVSLLVILTLILAGCNTAPSGTAASPSPVAQASPEASPSPEASPSPEASPSPEASPTPEPSPSPEPSPEASPSPPPTTGRTSNYDSAAQKITMWFMPNGAEPLKYVATEAEAFAKANPDIGIDYQLVDWGNAYNQIQTALQGGSDACITQLGTTWVPGFAATGGLRPFTEAEIQAVGGKDAFVAASWRATGIEGSNEVVALPWIVDIRAIAYRKDIFEKAGINPEEAFKDLASFEAALHKIKDANLGIAPFVHPGRNDWNVWQNAAMFMWNYGGDLLTPDNKQAAFNSDESVAGVQQLVSFWPKGLTPEDTLELNSAQAEQRFGEGQAATIMGASYLISSARAPKDSGGWTNDDARNNLAFAEFPAGPGGQYTFAGGSQLAIFKDCPHPEAAVKFVQYLVGKESQARYNAATGFLPPLKAAQDDPAFNDPLWEVFKRAGPKGKSAPAVVQWGGIENALQSELQALWEDVAASPGKPLTKEQIKARLDAAAETVNELLSQ
- a CDS encoding carbohydrate ABC transporter permease — its product is MLPTVQRVVTHGATFRQRLRRDRIAYLFIAPAVLMMLLVHIIPTLQGLYMSLLDVRQETLRLYLRAPFVGLRHYHNILEGLIFGGGNANIRGLAQATRNSLWFTLWLNVGTVGLGLVLALLLNRKFRGRGLARTLVLLPWIVPSFVVGLIWRFIWLQRGGLANQILVEWLGLVDRPIQWLLLENTRWALLLPAVWRNVPFTALLLLAGLQVIPGDLYEAAQVDGANAWQRFRYITLPMLKPNLAVIVMFGVVFNLFGFGPYNIATSMFGSTNHGRYAELLIPAIARQTFSNQLYSYGAAASVLMMILAMLFILAWYRIFRNALTVN